One region of Streptomyces rishiriensis genomic DNA includes:
- a CDS encoding Lrp/AsnC family transcriptional regulator has protein sequence MEFHARGGLDGLDLRLLSALEVDGRASFSRIGAVLGVSDQTVARRFRRLSAEAGLRVVAVRDAERLGQDQWMLRLRCAPDSATVIADALAKRPDTYWIGLGSGGTEIVCMTRPRHPGDHDDLLLGKLPRTPSVVEIRAQQLLHRFYGGPTGWLRKFGALDEEQIAFLAPRHEADPTAGPARIEPEDEPLLAVLERDGRATYPELQRATGRSESAVKRRLAALLASGAVYIDVEYHSECLGYPLASVLWITTAPAALHAVGQALATHDEIAFASATAGPSHIVVTSVVRDTAGLYAYLSGPLGRLEGVQHVEATPFMRRVKQLTYQHAGR, from the coding sequence ATGGAATTCCACGCCCGTGGCGGGCTGGACGGACTGGATCTCCGATTGCTGTCGGCGCTGGAGGTGGACGGGCGGGCCTCCTTCAGCAGGATCGGCGCGGTCCTGGGCGTCTCCGACCAGACGGTCGCGCGCCGCTTCCGCCGGCTCAGCGCCGAGGCAGGCCTGCGGGTCGTCGCCGTCCGGGACGCGGAACGCCTCGGCCAGGACCAGTGGATGCTGCGCCTGCGCTGCGCCCCCGACAGCGCCACGGTCATCGCCGACGCGCTGGCCAAACGCCCCGACACCTACTGGATCGGCCTGGGCTCCGGCGGTACCGAGATCGTCTGCATGACCCGCCCCCGGCATCCCGGAGACCACGACGACCTCCTGCTCGGCAAGCTTCCGCGCACCCCGAGTGTCGTGGAGATCCGCGCGCAGCAGCTCCTCCACCGCTTCTACGGGGGTCCGACCGGCTGGCTGCGGAAGTTCGGCGCGCTGGACGAGGAGCAGATCGCCTTCCTCGCGCCGCGCCATGAAGCGGACCCGACGGCGGGACCGGCCCGTATCGAGCCCGAGGACGAACCCCTGCTGGCCGTCCTCGAACGCGACGGCCGAGCCACCTATCCCGAACTCCAACGCGCCACCGGGCGCTCCGAGTCCGCCGTCAAACGCCGCCTCGCCGCGCTGCTCGCCTCGGGCGCCGTCTACATCGACGTCGAGTACCACTCGGAGTGCCTCGGCTACCCCCTCGCCTCCGTCCTGTGGATCACCACGGCGCCCGCCGCCCTGCACGCGGTCGGCCAGGCGCTGGCCACCCACGACGAGATCGCCTTCGCCTCGGCCACGGCGGGCCCCTCCCACATCGTCGTCACCTCGGTGGTGCGGGACACGGCCGGTCTCTACGCCTACCTGAGCGGGCCTCTGGGGCGCCTGGAGGGCGTCCAGCACGTGGAGGCGAC